A genomic stretch from Engraulis encrasicolus isolate BLACKSEA-1 chromosome 12, IST_EnEncr_1.0, whole genome shotgun sequence includes:
- the LOC134460310 gene encoding SLIT and NTRK-like protein 1: MLLWIVLLKAALCVAIGNVTRDVCKEQICSCNAIEGDLHIDCEKRSFTNLHHLTGPSSQFYHLLLHGNSLSRLFPNEFANFYNAVSLHLENNGLHDIVPGAFLGLQLVKRLHINNNKIRSFKKNTFLGLDDLEYLQADFNLLRDIDPAVFRDLSKLEVLILNDNLITALPLNVFQHVPITHLDLRGNRIKTLPYEGILEQIPGIVEVLLEDNPWDCDCDLVSLKEWLENIPQNALIGSVLCEAPTRLQGKDLNETSQADLCPGSGVDSGMVAPPTHDEDPESGPDPTSYKTGGDTESETPGNRRNWQLKTKPTAMATGPGERDQLSNASCPQSCSCKLIGIRQGLGVNCEGKRIESVANLKPKPLMAHELDLRDNNIHTVKKNHLRGYTSLTVLSLGENNIKTIENGTFQNLTELRWLYMDKNYLDTLMAEMFVGLQNLEYLSLEYNNIQLITPGAFNPMPILRVLFLNNNLLKSLPVDVFQGVALSKISLHNNYLTYIPVSGVLDQLNSIIQIDLHGNPWDCSCKIVPFKQWAVKLGPDVIVSDLKCESPPESFSRDFRYIRNELLCPRLKDVLPTAHSKNSTLSVDTGTRPNNYLEPSRVSISVLVPGLLLVFVTSAFTVVGMLVFILRNRKRSKRRDGNSSASEINSLQTVCDSSAYWHSGFNADAPHRNYDCGAHSLSDK; encoded by the coding sequence ATGCTTCTTTGGATTGTGTTGCTGAAGGCGGCTCTTTGTGTTGCTATTGGAAATGTTACAAGGGACGTTTGTAAGGAGCAGATCTGCTCCTGCAACGCAATAGAAGGCGATTTGCACATTGACTGTGAAAAGAGGAGCTTTACGAATCTCCATCATTTGACTGGTCCGAGCTCCCAGTTTTACCATTTATTACTCCACGGGAATTCCTTGTCCAGACTGTTCCCCAATGAGTTTGCTAACTTTTACAATGCTGTCAGCTTACATTTGGAGAACAACGGCTTGCACGACATTGTCCCTGGCGCTTTTCTAGGACTGCAGCTTGTCAAACGGCTgcacataaacaacaacaaaatacgcTCTTTTAAAAAGAACACATTCCTTGGTTTAGACGATCTGGAATACCTACAAGCGGATTTTAATCTGCTGAGAGACATTGACCCAGCTGTGTTCAGGGACTTGAGTAAGCTTGAAGTTCTGATCCTAAACGACAACCTTATAACTGCACTCCCGTTGAACGTGTTTCAACATGTGCCCATTACGCACCTCGACTTGCGGGGGAATCGAATAAAAACGTTGCCTTATGAGGGAATACTAGAACAAATACCTGGCATAGTAGAGGTTTTATTGGAGGACAACCCGTGGGACTGTGACTGTGACCTAGTGTCTCTAAAGGAATGGCTCGAGAATATCCCACAGAATGCTCTCATCGGGAGTGTCCTCTGCGAGGCACCGACACGACTGCAGGGAAAGGACTTAAACGAGACATCACAGGCAGACCTGTGCCCTGGAAGTGGGGTAGACTCGGGCATGGTTGCGCCTCCCACCCATGACGAGGACCCCGAGTCTGGACCCGATCCAACGTCTTATAAAACCGGCGGTGACACGGAGTCCGAAACTCCGGGAAATAGGCGAAACTGGCAGCTGAAAACGAAACCCACTGCTATGGCAACGGGGCCGGGCGAGAGGGACCAGCTGTCCAATGCATCCTGTCCCCAGTCATGCAGCTGCAAACTGATCGGAATCAGACAAGGACTCGGGGTCAACTGCGAGGGCAAGAGAATAGAGAGCGTGGCCAATTTAAAACCCAAACCCCTTATGGCGCATGAGCTTGATCTGCGTGACAACAACATCCACACTGTGAAAAAGAACCACCTCAGAGGCTACACCAGTCTCACAGTGCTTAGTCTGGGAGAAAATAACATCAAAACCATAGAAAATGGCACGTTTCAAAACCTCACTGAGCTAAGGTGGCTGTATATGGACAAAAATTACTTGGATACACTCATGGCAGAAATGTTCGTGGGACTGCAGAATCTGGAATATCTCAGTTTGGAATATAATAACATACAACTCATCACGCCTGGCGCTTTTAACCCTATGCCAATCCTGAGGGTCCTCTTCCTCAACAACAACTTGCTGAAATCACTACCTGTGGATGTGTTTCAGGGGGTGGCATTGTCTAAAATCAGCCTGCATAACAATTATCTGACATACATCCCCGTGTCTGGTGTTTTAGATCAACTCAATTCAATTATTCAAATTGATTTGCATGGGAACCCATGGGATTGCTCGTGCAAGATTGTTCCATTTAAACAGTGGGCCGTTAAGCTTGGCCCGGACGTCATCGTTAGTGATCTAAAATGCGAATCCCCTCCGGAGTCTTTTTCGCGGGATTTTCGCTACATTAGAAATGAATTATTGTGCCCACGTCTCAAAGACGTCTTGCCCACTGCCCACTCCAAAAACAGCACTTTGTCTGTAGACACAGGGACCAGGCCCAACAACTATCTGGAACCCAGCAGAGTGTCCATCTCTGTTCTGGTGCCAGGTTTGCTGCTGGTGTTTGTCACATCGGCATTCACTGTCGTGGGGATGCTTGTGTTTATCTTGCGGAATCGTAAGCGTTCAAAGCGAAGAGATGGCAACTCCTCAGCATCAGAGATAAATTCTTTACAGACTGTATGCGACAGTTCAGCTTACTGGCATAGTGGATTCAACGCAGACGCACCGCATAGGAATTACGACTGTGGAGCTCACTCTCTTTCCGACAAGTAG